A genomic segment from Curtobacterium sp. MCSS17_007 encodes:
- a CDS encoding NAD(P)-binding domain-containing protein: protein MTLTLTVPPRADANRLTGLPVAVIGAGPVGLAAAAHLLEQGLPVVVYEAGDSVGTSVRAWGHTRLFSPWRYVIDDAARRLLEPTGWTEPRRSSLPTGHDLVSQYLEPLAQTPELAAVIRCGVRVDAVSRQGMDRTRSTGRADTPFLLRLHTADGVEDVTARAIVDTSGTYTSPNPLTAAGLTPAADLGDSVVHALPDVLGADRARFAGKRVLVVGAGHSAANTLIKLAALAKDEPGTALLWAIRNAGTARLGADAADGLAARGQLGSNVHGLVESGQVEQLASFEIDDVRPDGDQVTVGGRRAGEAFAVTVDIVVNATGFRPDLDMLREIRLGLDDIVEAPRALAPLIDPNLHSCGSVPPHGVAELAHPEPNFFIAGMKSYGRAPTFLLLTGYEQVRSIAADLAGHHQAARDVQLVLPETGVCSTDIGGSSTDIGGSSSGSCCS, encoded by the coding sequence ATGACGCTCACCCTCACCGTCCCGCCCCGTGCTGACGCGAACCGTCTGACCGGACTGCCCGTCGCGGTCATCGGCGCCGGCCCCGTCGGGCTCGCAGCCGCCGCGCACCTCCTCGAGCAGGGCCTCCCCGTCGTCGTCTACGAAGCCGGCGACTCCGTTGGTACATCCGTCCGGGCGTGGGGTCACACCAGGCTGTTCTCCCCGTGGCGGTACGTCATCGACGACGCCGCCCGCCGACTCCTCGAACCCACCGGCTGGACCGAGCCCCGCCGGTCCTCGCTGCCGACCGGCCACGACCTCGTCAGCCAGTACCTCGAACCCCTCGCCCAGACGCCTGAGCTGGCAGCGGTGATCCGGTGCGGCGTCCGTGTCGACGCCGTGTCTCGGCAGGGCATGGACCGCACCCGCTCCACCGGCCGCGCCGACACCCCGTTCCTCCTCCGCCTCCACACCGCCGACGGCGTCGAGGACGTCACCGCCCGCGCCATCGTCGACACCTCCGGCACGTACACGTCCCCGAACCCGTTGACCGCCGCCGGCCTAACACCCGCAGCGGACCTCGGCGACAGTGTCGTGCACGCTCTCCCGGACGTGCTCGGTGCTGACCGGGCGCGGTTCGCTGGGAAGCGGGTCCTCGTGGTGGGTGCCGGCCACTCGGCCGCGAACACGCTCATCAAGCTCGCCGCCCTCGCGAAGGACGAACCAGGCACGGCCCTGCTGTGGGCGATCCGGAACGCCGGCACCGCACGCCTCGGCGCAGACGCCGCCGACGGGCTCGCCGCCCGCGGGCAGCTCGGCTCCAACGTCCACGGCCTCGTCGAGTCCGGGCAGGTCGAGCAGCTCGCGTCGTTCGAAATCGACGACGTCCGCCCCGACGGCGACCAGGTCACCGTCGGCGGCCGCCGTGCCGGTGAGGCATTCGCGGTGACGGTCGACATCGTCGTGAACGCGACCGGGTTCCGACCCGACCTCGACATGCTCCGCGAGATCCGCCTCGGCCTCGACGACATCGTCGAAGCGCCCCGGGCGCTCGCGCCACTGATCGACCCGAACCTGCACTCCTGCGGCTCCGTCCCCCCGCACGGCGTCGCGGAGCTGGCTCACCCGGAACCGAACTTCTTCATCGCCGGCATGAAGTCCTACGGCCGCGCCCCCACATTCCTGCTCCTCACCGGCTACGAGCAGGTCCGCTCCATCGCCGCGGACCTCGCCGGCCACCACCAGGCCGCCCGGGACGTGCAGCTCGTCCTCCCCGAGACCGGCGTTTGCTCCACCGACATCGGCGGCTCCTCCACCGACATCGGCGGCTCCTCGTCAGGGTCCTGCTGCTCCTGA
- a CDS encoding arsenate reductase ArsC, giving the protein MSDQPTVLFVCVHNAGRSQMAAGYAKAIGGDRIRVLSGGSEPGNQINPTAVAAMAEEGIDITGNTPQLLLTDDVRASDAVITMGCGDACPIFPGKRYEDWELTDPAGKGIDEVRPIRDDIKRRVSALLAELLPEPTA; this is encoded by the coding sequence ATGTCCGACCAGCCCACTGTCCTGTTCGTCTGCGTCCACAACGCCGGCCGCTCCCAGATGGCCGCCGGATACGCCAAGGCCATCGGTGGGGACCGCATCCGCGTGCTCTCCGGCGGCAGCGAGCCCGGCAACCAGATCAACCCGACCGCGGTCGCAGCGATGGCCGAAGAAGGCATCGACATCACCGGCAACACCCCGCAGCTGCTGCTCACCGACGACGTCCGCGCATCGGACGCTGTCATCACGATGGGCTGCGGCGACGCGTGCCCGATCTTCCCCGGCAAGCGGTACGAGGACTGGGAACTCACCGACCCCGCCGGGAAGGGTATCGACGAGGTCCGGCCCATCCGCGACGACATCAAGCGCCGCGTGAGCGCGCTCCTCGCCGAGCTGCTGCCCGAACCGACCGCCTGA
- a CDS encoding metalloregulator ArsR/SmtB family transcription factor — MATVELLPIEDVTACCAPLASAPLDAAGADALARTLKAIADPARLRIISIVAAHGDTETCACDLQEPLGLSQPTVSHHTKVLVDAGILHREKRGTWAYYSLVPGALATLAHLLSGLD; from the coding sequence ATGGCTACCGTCGAGCTGCTTCCCATCGAGGACGTCACCGCGTGCTGCGCGCCGCTCGCGAGCGCGCCACTCGACGCGGCCGGCGCTGACGCGCTCGCGCGGACGTTGAAGGCGATTGCCGACCCGGCACGGCTCCGGATCATCTCGATTGTCGCCGCGCACGGGGACACGGAGACGTGTGCCTGTGACCTGCAGGAACCGCTTGGGCTGTCGCAGCCGACGGTGTCACACCACACCAAGGTCCTCGTCGACGCCGGCATCCTCCACCGCGAGAAGCGCGGCACGTGGGCGTACTACTCACTCGTCCCGGGCGCACTCGCGACGCTCGCGCACCTTCTCAGTGGCCTGGACTAA